From a region of the Acinetobacter calcoaceticus genome:
- a CDS encoding amino acid permease, with translation MSQNSTLQRGLNTRHIRFLALGSAIGTGLFYGSATAIKMAGPSVLLAYIVAGIAIYIVMRALGEMAVHNPVSGSFSHYASQYISPLAGFTTGWTYVFEMVIVALADVTAFGIYMGFWYPDVPRWIWILSLIMFLGAINLIHVKVFGELEFWLSIIKVTAIVAMILGGLGLMFYGFQADHSNIVPGISNLWIYDGFMPHGIAGLVACLSVVVFAFGGIEIIGITAGESQDPKTTLPKAINAVPVRILLFYVLTIFVLMSIFPWNQIGSQGSPFVQIFENLGIKSAANILNIVVITAAVSAINSDVFGAGRMLYGMANRGQAPRVFQKLSRNGVPWMTVVVMAGVLLTGVVLNYLIPENVFMIIASIATFATVWVWLMILLSQVAMRRKLSTAEIKALDFPVWGWPYAPAFAIGFMVFILVMMGYFPDSRPAIYVGITWLVLLTIAYRIWVKPDQNLGKESNPIHQNVEIES, from the coding sequence ATGTCACAAAACTCCACACTACAGCGGGGGTTGAACACCCGTCACATTCGTTTCTTGGCATTGGGCTCAGCAATTGGAACTGGGCTTTTCTATGGTTCGGCAACTGCCATTAAAATGGCGGGGCCTTCAGTATTACTAGCGTATATTGTTGCAGGGATTGCAATTTATATTGTTATGCGTGCACTGGGTGAAATGGCTGTCCATAACCCTGTATCTGGTTCATTTAGCCATTATGCATCACAGTACATTAGTCCACTGGCAGGTTTTACCACAGGTTGGACTTATGTTTTTGAAATGGTGATTGTTGCACTTGCCGATGTCACTGCTTTTGGTATTTATATGGGGTTCTGGTACCCCGATGTGCCGAGGTGGATCTGGATTTTATCGTTAATTATGTTCTTGGGTGCCATTAATTTAATTCACGTTAAAGTCTTTGGTGAACTCGAATTCTGGTTATCCATTATCAAAGTTACCGCCATTGTTGCCATGATTTTAGGTGGTTTGGGCCTTATGTTCTATGGTTTTCAGGCTGACCATAGCAATATCGTACCGGGCATTTCAAATCTATGGATTTATGACGGTTTTATGCCGCATGGTATTGCCGGTCTGGTGGCATGTTTATCTGTAGTTGTATTTGCTTTTGGTGGTATTGAGATTATTGGCATTACAGCGGGTGAGTCGCAAGATCCGAAAACGACTTTGCCAAAAGCAATTAATGCTGTTCCAGTTCGTATTTTACTTTTTTATGTACTCACGATTTTTGTTCTGATGTCGATTTTCCCATGGAACCAGATTGGTAGCCAAGGTAGTCCATTTGTCCAGATTTTTGAAAATTTAGGTATTAAGTCAGCAGCAAATATTTTGAATATTGTCGTGATTACAGCAGCTGTTTCAGCGATTAACAGTGATGTATTCGGCGCAGGCCGTATGCTTTATGGTATGGCAAACCGTGGTCAAGCACCTCGAGTTTTCCAAAAACTATCACGTAATGGTGTGCCATGGATGACTGTTGTGGTGATGGCTGGTGTGCTATTGACGGGTGTGGTACTGAACTACCTTATTCCTGAAAATGTATTCATGATCATTGCATCAATTGCAACTTTTGCAACCGTCTGGGTCTGGCTCATGATTTTGCTTTCGCAAGTTGCGATGCGCCGCAAATTATCTACTGCTGAAATTAAAGCACTTGATTTCCCTGTATGGGGTTGGCCATATGCACCTGCGTTCGCGATTGGTTTTATGGTGTTTATTTTAGTGATGATGGGTTATTTCCCTGATTCACGTCCTGCAATTTATGTAGGCATAACATGGCTTGTTCTATTAACTATTGCTTATCGCATATGGGTAAAACCAGACCAGAACTTGGGCAAGGAAAGTAATCCTATCCATCAAAATGTTGAGATAGAAAGCTAA
- the glmU gene encoding bifunctional UDP-N-acetylglucosamine diphosphorylase/glucosamine-1-phosphate N-acetyltransferase GlmU, whose protein sequence is MSTTVIILAAGKGTRMRSQLPKVLQPLAGRPLLGHVIQTAKQLQAKNIITIYGHGGDRVQQTFAQENVQWVEQAEQLGTGHAVQMTLPVLPKEGVSLILSGDVPCINANTLQKLLDASTQTGIGLVTLTVDDATGYGRIVRQDGKIQAIVEHKDANEAQRQIKEFNTGIYCVSNAKLHEWLPKLSNENAQGEYYLTDIVAMAIADGLKVASVEPELAFEVEGVNDRLQLAALERQFQQEQVKKLMQQGVMFFDPARFDLRGSVKVGQDVRIDINVIIEGECELGDFVEIGAGCILKNTKIAAGTKVQAYSVFDGAVVGENAQIGPFARLRPGAKLANEVHIGNFVEVKNTSIGLGSKANHFTYLGDAEIGAESNIGAGTITCNYDGANKHKTTIGDAVFIGSNSSLVAPVTIGNGATVGAGSVITKDVAEQSLSFERAQQISKANYQRPQKLKK, encoded by the coding sequence ATGTCAACTACCGTCATTATTCTTGCTGCTGGCAAAGGAACGCGTATGCGTTCTCAGCTTCCTAAAGTACTACAACCTTTAGCGGGTCGCCCATTATTAGGGCATGTCATTCAAACAGCAAAACAATTACAAGCTAAAAATATTATTACAATTTATGGTCATGGTGGTGACCGCGTACAACAAACATTTGCCCAAGAAAATGTTCAATGGGTTGAGCAAGCTGAACAACTGGGTACAGGCCATGCAGTACAAATGACTTTACCCGTACTCCCAAAAGAAGGTGTTTCACTGATTTTATCAGGCGATGTACCATGCATTAATGCAAATACGTTGCAAAAATTATTAGATGCATCGACTCAGACAGGAATTGGCTTAGTTACGCTTACTGTAGATGATGCAACAGGTTATGGCCGTATTGTGCGCCAAGATGGCAAAATTCAAGCCATTGTTGAACATAAAGATGCAAATGAAGCACAACGCCAAATTAAAGAATTCAATACAGGCATTTACTGTGTTAGCAACGCAAAACTTCATGAGTGGTTGCCTAAACTTTCAAATGAAAATGCACAGGGTGAATATTACCTAACTGACATCGTTGCAATGGCAATTGCAGATGGCTTAAAAGTTGCCTCTGTTGAACCAGAGCTTGCTTTTGAAGTTGAAGGGGTTAATGACCGCTTACAACTTGCAGCTTTAGAACGCCAGTTCCAGCAAGAACAAGTCAAAAAGCTCATGCAGCAAGGTGTAATGTTCTTCGATCCTGCACGTTTTGATTTACGTGGCTCTGTAAAAGTTGGACAAGACGTTCGTATTGACATCAATGTTATTATTGAAGGTGAATGTGAGCTTGGTGATTTTGTAGAAATCGGTGCTGGTTGTATTTTAAAGAACACTAAAATTGCAGCAGGTACTAAAGTTCAAGCCTATAGCGTTTTTGATGGTGCAGTTGTAGGTGAAAATGCTCAGATTGGACCATTTGCACGCTTACGCCCAGGGGCGAAATTGGCAAATGAAGTGCATATTGGCAACTTTGTTGAAGTTAAAAACACATCGATCGGATTAGGTAGTAAAGCTAATCATTTCACCTATTTAGGTGATGCCGAAATCGGTGCTGAATCAAATATTGGGGCAGGTACAATTACTTGCAATTATGACGGTGCAAATAAACACAAAACCACTATTGGCGATGCAGTTTTTATCGGTTCTAATAGCTCGCTGGTTGCTCCGGTGACCATTGGGAATGGCGCAACAGTTGGTGCGGGTTCTGTGATTACGAAAGATGTAGCCGAACAAAGTCTCTCCTTTGAACGTGCGCAACAAATTTCAAAAGCAAATTATCAACGTCCCCAAAAGCTTAAAAAATAA
- the murI gene encoding glutamate racemase translates to MNQKNNPIGMIDSGLGGLSLFKHIRQALPNEDIIYFADSKYVPYGDKESDWIVSRTTHLISNLVAQGKCKAIVIACNTMTAVAIETIRAQINVPLIAIEPAVKPAVAITQSKHIAVLATATTVKGKNLKSLIETYAQDIKVSLVPCIGLAEKIETGKAHTAEVKDYLENILAPLVEQKVDTIILGCTHYPFVSDTIQNLVGSDIQIIEPSEAVTAQLIRQLNQYKLSSESPNDGNHIIWTSSDPLEVADVTFSLLGTHLPVKDIAI, encoded by the coding sequence ATGAACCAGAAGAATAACCCGATTGGAATGATTGATTCTGGTTTAGGTGGGCTGTCTCTCTTTAAGCACATTCGGCAGGCACTTCCGAATGAAGATATTATCTATTTTGCTGACTCGAAATATGTCCCGTATGGAGACAAAGAAAGCGACTGGATTGTTTCAAGGACTACGCATTTAATTTCAAACCTAGTTGCACAGGGTAAATGCAAAGCGATTGTGATTGCTTGTAACACCATGACGGCTGTAGCGATTGAAACGATTAGAGCACAAATTAATGTGCCACTTATTGCAATAGAACCCGCCGTAAAACCCGCAGTAGCAATCACTCAAAGTAAGCATATTGCTGTCTTGGCAACTGCCACCACAGTGAAGGGCAAAAACTTAAAAAGTTTAATTGAAACGTATGCGCAAGATATTAAAGTGTCTTTGGTGCCTTGTATTGGCTTAGCCGAAAAAATCGAAACGGGCAAAGCACATACCGCGGAAGTTAAGGATTATTTAGAAAATATTTTGGCGCCGTTGGTCGAACAAAAAGTGGATACAATTATTTTAGGATGCACACACTATCCGTTTGTCTCAGATACGATTCAGAACCTTGTTGGCTCTGATATTCAAATTATTGAGCCTTCGGAGGCTGTAACAGCGCAATTAATTCGGCAGCTCAATCAATATAAGTTAAGTTCTGAAAGTCCAAATGATGGAAATCATATTATTTGGACCAGTTCAGACCCGTTGGAAGTTGCGGATGTTACTTTTTCTTTATTAGGTACGCATTTGCCTGTAAAAGATATCGCTATATAA
- the glmS gene encoding glutamine--fructose-6-phosphate transaminase (isomerizing), which translates to MCGIVGGVAERCVTEILIEGLKRLEYRGYDSAGVALLNNQQILRERRVGKVINLADAVAEHQLTGAIGIAHTRWATHGKPTENNAHPHMSGKVAVVHNGIIENYQELKDDLQALGYIFTSQTDTEVVAHLVAEALKSTDSLLEAIETVVPQLKGAYALGIIHSDYPDELITVREGSPLVIGVGIGENFISSDQLALLPVTNRFMYLEEGDIARLTRTSIEVFANGERVERPVRELDATVSSASKGEYKHYMLKEIYEQPEAIKQTISQALDGNSLRDDFLKNAEADFNKIQSVQIIACGTSYHSGMIAKYWFEQLIGVPCQVEIASEFRYRTPVIVENTLYICISQSGETADTLAALRETQKRAKANNIDIQTLTICNVATSSMVRETNHHLLTLAGPEIGVASTKAFTTQLAALMLLILKIGQVKQRISPALTEEITRELWHSPKVILDTLKNDPEILRLSELFVEKNHCLFLGRGTNYPIALEGALKLKEISYIHAEGYAAGELKHGPLALVDNEMPIVILAPHDEMLDKLKSNMEEVQARGGELFVFADENSGINEKDRQHVVHIPAVNEWLAPIVYSVPVQLLSYHVAVLRGTDVDQPRNLAKSVTVE; encoded by the coding sequence ATGTGTGGTATCGTCGGAGGCGTTGCAGAACGTTGTGTAACCGAGATTTTAATTGAAGGTTTAAAACGTCTTGAATACCGCGGTTATGATTCTGCGGGTGTTGCTTTACTAAATAATCAACAAATTTTACGTGAGCGTCGTGTAGGTAAAGTCATCAATCTTGCAGATGCAGTTGCTGAACACCAACTTACAGGGGCTATCGGCATTGCGCATACACGTTGGGCGACCCATGGTAAGCCAACTGAAAACAATGCTCACCCGCATATGTCTGGTAAGGTTGCTGTCGTACATAACGGTATCATTGAGAACTATCAAGAGCTAAAAGATGACCTACAAGCTTTAGGTTATATCTTCACTTCTCAAACAGATACAGAAGTTGTAGCACACTTAGTTGCTGAAGCTCTAAAAAGCACAGATAGCCTTTTAGAAGCTATTGAAACAGTTGTACCGCAGCTTAAAGGTGCTTACGCGTTAGGTATTATCCATAGCGATTATCCAGATGAACTCATTACTGTACGTGAAGGTTCACCTTTAGTGATTGGCGTAGGTATTGGTGAAAACTTTATTAGTTCAGACCAACTTGCACTTTTACCAGTGACGAACCGCTTTATGTACCTAGAAGAAGGTGATATTGCCCGTCTTACACGTACTTCAATTGAAGTATTTGCAAATGGCGAACGCGTTGAACGTCCAGTGCGAGAGCTTGATGCAACTGTAAGCAGCGCATCAAAAGGTGAATACAAGCACTACATGCTCAAAGAAATTTATGAGCAGCCAGAAGCAATCAAGCAAACAATTTCTCAAGCGCTTGACGGCAACAGCTTACGTGATGATTTCTTGAAAAATGCTGAAGCAGATTTCAATAAAATTCAAAGCGTACAAATCATCGCTTGTGGTACAAGTTACCACTCAGGAATGATTGCGAAATATTGGTTTGAACAACTCATTGGCGTGCCTTGCCAAGTTGAAATCGCGAGTGAATTCCGTTATCGCACCCCTGTAATTGTTGAAAATACACTTTATATTTGTATTTCACAGTCAGGTGAAACAGCCGATACATTAGCTGCGCTACGTGAAACTCAAAAACGTGCGAAAGCAAACAATATCGACATTCAGACTTTAACGATCTGTAACGTTGCAACGTCTTCAATGGTTCGTGAAACTAATCATCACTTATTGACGCTTGCTGGTCCTGAAATTGGTGTTGCATCAACTAAAGCGTTTACGACTCAGCTCGCTGCGCTTATGTTGTTAATCTTGAAAATTGGTCAAGTTAAACAACGTATTAGTCCTGCGCTTACTGAAGAAATTACGCGTGAGCTATGGCACAGCCCGAAAGTTATTCTTGATACCCTCAAAAATGACCCAGAAATTTTGCGTTTGTCTGAATTATTCGTTGAAAAAAATCACTGCTTATTCTTAGGCCGTGGTACGAATTATCCAATCGCATTGGAAGGCGCATTAAAGCTCAAAGAAATTTCATATATTCATGCAGAAGGTTATGCGGCTGGTGAGTTAAAACACGGTCCATTAGCACTCGTTGATAATGAAATGCCAATCGTGATTCTTGCTCCACATGATGAAATGCTTGATAAGCTCAAATCAAATATGGAAGAAGTTCAGGCACGTGGTGGTGAATTATTCGTTTTCGCTGATGAAAATAGCGGAATCAATGAAAAAGACCGTCAGCACGTTGTGCATATTCCAGCAGTAAATGAATGGCTAGCTCCAATTGTTTATAGCGTACCAGTTCAGCTATTGTCTTATCACGTTGCTGTATTACGTGGTACAGACGTTGACCAGCCACGTAACTTGGCTAAGTCAGTAACTGTAGAGTAA
- a CDS encoding phosphatidylglycerophosphatase A, with amino-acid sequence MDTNTLHKPPIHFKDMSWFNRCIVFCGVGFGSGLAPKAPGTFGSAFALLFVPIWLSLGFNLSLIAMIIMSLVGIYICGQTAKVIDVHDDGRIVWDEFAGQSITFLPLIYLQQMSWMWVIVGFILFRIFDVWKPWPIRVIDRQVHGGFGIMLDDIIAGVWAALCTLIIIHLT; translated from the coding sequence ATGGATACCAACACTTTGCATAAGCCTCCCATTCATTTTAAAGATATGTCTTGGTTTAACCGCTGTATTGTTTTCTGTGGAGTTGGTTTTGGATCTGGTCTCGCACCTAAAGCACCTGGTACTTTTGGCTCTGCCTTTGCCCTACTCTTCGTTCCGATCTGGTTATCGCTTGGATTTAACTTAAGCTTAATCGCGATGATTATCATGTCATTGGTCGGGATTTATATCTGTGGGCAAACTGCAAAAGTCATAGATGTACACGATGATGGTCGAATTGTGTGGGATGAATTTGCAGGGCAATCTATTACCTTTCTTCCTCTCATTTATTTACAACAAATGAGCTGGATGTGGGTAATCGTCGGCTTCATATTATTTCGAATTTTCGATGTTTGGAAACCTTGGCCTATACGTGTTATTGATCGTCAAGTGCATGGTGGTTTTGGTATTATGCTTGACGATATTATTGCCGGTGTATGGGCTGCTCTTTGTACACTAATTATTATCCATTTGACTTAA
- a CDS encoding DUF885 domain-containing protein produces MKNRTLHFACISVLFWMSHSSGAATPEINTNTIEKSQSKPNSNVSVRVKALNQLLQEQWEYTLKNNPETATILGDLRYNNRWTELSKNQIEKDKKSTQNFLKRFEAINSTGFSATDQLNKDLIIYQLKESLKNYDLKLYEMPFNQMWGLHLQFPGFISSIPFDNAKQYEDYIARLKQIPLILDQGIQLAKQGQKDGLMPPKYLIEKVAKQINSIAIPSGKDSVFASPLKQFPNNIPKAEQERLSREILQAIDQNVRPAYQKLGTFIQKDYLPYGRQHEGIWSLPKGDELYRFYVENNTTTLESPENIHQLGLKEVARIEAEMLKIAKAQGFSDLKSFQQSLKTNPAVFPKSREEILEIYRGYIAQMQPELPKLFGLLPKNKVEVLPVEQYREKEAAGAEYHQGTPDGSRAGQVYVNTGDFSERSKISMEATAYHEAIPGHHMQIDIAQNLPNLPMFRKQPNHTAYIEGWALYAEQLGKDVGFYKDPLSDYGRLSSELFRACRLVVDTGVHYKKWTRQQMIDFMREHSALDEPDIQAETDRYIAIPAQALAYKMGQLKILELRELAKHELGDRFDIKVFHDMILNAGTLPLNILDARIKNWIKEQKAAA; encoded by the coding sequence ATGAAAAACAGAACCTTACATTTTGCTTGTATCAGTGTTTTATTTTGGATGTCTCATTCTTCTGGTGCTGCAACCCCCGAAATTAATACGAATACCATCGAAAAATCACAATCTAAACCAAATAGTAATGTCTCTGTTCGGGTGAAAGCTTTAAACCAGCTTTTACAAGAACAGTGGGAATATACTTTAAAAAATAATCCTGAAACTGCAACTATTTTAGGAGATTTACGCTACAACAATCGATGGACTGAGCTTTCAAAAAATCAGATCGAGAAAGATAAAAAAAGTACTCAAAATTTCTTAAAACGTTTTGAAGCGATTAATAGCACAGGGTTTTCAGCAACTGATCAATTAAATAAAGATTTAATAATTTATCAGTTGAAAGAGTCACTTAAAAATTATGATTTGAAACTCTATGAGATGCCTTTCAATCAAATGTGGGGACTGCATTTGCAATTTCCGGGGTTTATTAGTTCGATTCCCTTTGATAATGCGAAGCAATATGAAGACTATATTGCTCGTTTAAAGCAAATCCCTCTTATTCTTGATCAAGGTATTCAGTTAGCGAAACAAGGACAAAAAGATGGCTTAATGCCACCGAAATATTTAATTGAAAAGGTGGCAAAGCAGATTAATAGCATCGCAATTCCTTCAGGGAAGGACAGTGTGTTTGCTTCTCCATTAAAGCAATTTCCAAATAATATTCCGAAAGCAGAACAAGAGCGTTTAAGCCGTGAAATACTACAGGCCATAGATCAGAATGTTCGGCCTGCCTATCAAAAACTCGGTACGTTTATTCAGAAAGATTACTTACCCTATGGACGACAACACGAGGGTATATGGAGCTTACCAAAAGGAGATGAGCTCTATCGCTTTTATGTAGAAAATAATACGACAACGTTAGAAAGCCCTGAAAATATTCATCAGCTCGGATTAAAAGAAGTTGCTCGTATTGAAGCTGAAATGCTTAAAATTGCCAAAGCACAAGGTTTCAGCGACTTAAAAAGTTTCCAACAATCCTTAAAAACAAATCCTGCGGTTTTCCCAAAGTCTCGTGAAGAAATTTTAGAGATTTATCGAGGGTATATTGCCCAAATGCAACCAGAGTTGCCGAAGCTATTTGGTTTATTACCCAAAAATAAAGTCGAAGTTTTACCTGTAGAGCAATATCGAGAAAAAGAAGCGGCAGGTGCGGAGTATCATCAAGGAACACCTGATGGTTCACGTGCTGGGCAAGTGTATGTGAATACAGGCGACTTCTCTGAACGTTCAAAAATATCAATGGAAGCTACGGCTTATCATGAGGCTATTCCGGGGCATCATATGCAGATTGATATAGCTCAAAACTTGCCAAATTTGCCAATGTTCCGCAAGCAGCCGAATCATACTGCCTATATTGAAGGATGGGCACTTTACGCAGAGCAACTGGGTAAAGACGTTGGTTTCTATAAAGACCCACTTTCAGACTATGGAAGACTATCGAGTGAGTTATTTCGTGCTTGTCGGTTAGTGGTTGACACTGGAGTACATTATAAAAAATGGACTCGTCAGCAAATGATTGATTTTATGCGAGAACATTCTGCTTTAGATGAACCTGATATTCAGGCAGAGACAGATCGATATATTGCTATTCCTGCCCAAGCATTGGCATACAAGATGGGGCAACTTAAAATTTTAGAGTTACGAGAGTTAGCTAAGCATGAGCTTGGAGATCGTTTTGATATAAAAGTATTCCATGACATGATCTTAAATGCAGGAACATTGCCTTTAAATATATTGGATGCCCGTATTAAAAATTGGATTAAGGAACAAAAAGCGGCAGCTTAA
- the hutG gene encoding formimidoylglutamase: MNHTFKWQGRHDGEGEAHQRIHHIINKTQHADFALIGFSSDEGVKRNKGRVGAADAPDAIRNQLANLPIHRPASIVDLGTVTCEYGNLEQAQTELAEQVATSLQNGLKPIVLGGGHEVAFGSFSGLFQYVQAHAPEQKIGIINFDAHFDLREAEQATSGTPFLQAARLSEQHQKQFNYLCIGVANHANTKILFDTADALNCSYLRDHEVNIFNLNNVLAAVDAFIEKIDCLYVTIDLDVFAAAVAPGVSAPAVKGIDLATFEAIFKHIQETGKIKLLDIAECNPKFDLDNRTAKLAAYIVYQYLFS, encoded by the coding sequence ATGAATCACACATTTAAATGGCAAGGTCGCCATGATGGCGAAGGTGAAGCACACCAACGCATTCATCATATTATCAACAAAACCCAACACGCAGACTTTGCGCTGATTGGTTTTAGCTCTGATGAAGGCGTGAAACGTAACAAAGGCCGAGTTGGTGCTGCCGATGCGCCAGATGCAATCCGTAACCAGCTTGCCAATTTACCTATTCATCGTCCCGCGAGTATTGTCGATTTGGGTACGGTCACTTGTGAATATGGCAATTTGGAGCAAGCTCAAACTGAGTTGGCTGAGCAAGTCGCAACCAGCCTACAAAATGGTTTAAAACCAATTGTTCTTGGTGGTGGACATGAGGTTGCATTTGGTAGCTTTAGTGGTCTGTTCCAATATGTACAAGCACATGCGCCTGAACAAAAAATAGGAATTATTAACTTCGATGCCCATTTCGATTTGCGTGAAGCAGAACAGGCGACATCTGGAACACCTTTTTTACAGGCAGCTCGACTTTCTGAGCAACATCAAAAACAGTTTAATTATTTATGTATTGGGGTAGCCAACCATGCCAATACTAAAATTTTGTTTGATACGGCCGATGCTCTAAATTGTTCATATTTACGCGATCATGAGGTTAATATTTTTAACCTAAACAACGTGCTCGCGGCAGTTGATGCTTTTATTGAAAAAATAGACTGTTTGTACGTTACGATTGATTTAGATGTATTTGCTGCTGCGGTTGCCCCTGGAGTAAGTGCGCCAGCTGTTAAAGGAATTGATTTAGCCACTTTTGAAGCAATTTTTAAGCATATTCAAGAGACTGGAAAAATTAAACTTTTAGATATTGCTGAGTGCAATCCAAAATTTGATTTAGACAATAGAACAGCAAAATTGGCAGCCTATATTGTTTATCAATATTTGTTTTCTTGA
- the hutI gene encoding imidazolonepropionase, whose amino-acid sequence MKKLWQNCHIATMQNGQYSYIEDAAIVTEGHLIQWIGKQQQLPTDTYSETVDLKGAWVTPGFIDCHTHSVFGGNRSVEFEKRLQGVSYAEIAASGGGIASTVRATREASEEQLLNSALKRIRCMQQDGVTTIEIKSGYGLNYENERKMLRVIRQISEVLPMTVKSTCLAAHALPPEYKDQSDAYIDHICTELLPKLHAEGLVDAVDAFCEHLAFSPAQVERVFKTAQSLNLPVKLHAEQLSSLGGSSLAARYHALSADHLEYMTEDDVKAMAESGTVAVLLPGAFYLLRETQYPPVESLIKHGVRIALSSDLNPGTSPALSLRLMLNMGSTLFRLTPEQALAGVTIHAAQALGLEQTHGSLEQGKVADFVAWDIEHPSEIVYWLGGDLPKRVIQHGQEVIF is encoded by the coding sequence ATGAAAAAACTTTGGCAAAATTGCCACATTGCGACCATGCAAAATGGGCAATATTCTTACATTGAAGATGCTGCAATTGTCACAGAAGGGCATCTCATTCAGTGGATTGGAAAACAACAACAACTTCCTACCGACACATATTCCGAAACAGTTGACTTAAAAGGCGCTTGGGTAACCCCAGGGTTTATTGACTGTCATACGCATAGTGTATTTGGTGGCAACCGTAGTGTTGAGTTTGAAAAACGCTTGCAAGGTGTGAGCTATGCTGAAATTGCAGCAAGCGGTGGTGGCATTGCAAGTACAGTGCGTGCAACGCGTGAAGCAAGCGAAGAACAATTATTAAATTCGGCACTTAAACGCATTCGTTGTATGCAGCAAGATGGTGTAACCACCATCGAGATTAAGTCTGGTTACGGACTTAATTACGAAAATGAGCGCAAAATGCTGCGTGTGATCCGTCAAATTAGTGAAGTCTTGCCAATGACGGTAAAAAGTACTTGTTTAGCCGCGCATGCTTTACCGCCAGAGTACAAAGATCAAAGCGATGCTTATATCGACCATATCTGTACAGAACTGCTGCCTAAATTGCATGCTGAAGGTTTAGTCGATGCTGTTGATGCTTTTTGTGAGCATCTGGCATTTTCACCAGCTCAGGTCGAACGTGTTTTTAAAACAGCCCAATCACTGAATCTACCCGTTAAGCTTCATGCCGAGCAGCTCTCATCGCTAGGTGGCTCAAGCTTGGCGGCACGTTATCATGCATTGTCGGCTGACCATTTAGAATACATGACCGAAGATGATGTTAAAGCCATGGCAGAGTCGGGCACGGTTGCTGTGCTATTGCCGGGCGCCTTTTATCTATTACGGGAAACACAATATCCACCAGTTGAAAGTCTCATTAAGCATGGCGTGCGTATTGCACTGTCGAGCGATTTAAACCCGGGCACATCTCCAGCACTTTCTTTACGTTTAATGCTGAATATGGGCAGCACGCTATTCCGTCTTACACCTGAGCAAGCATTGGCAGGTGTGACTATTCATGCTGCACAAGCACTCGGTTTAGAGCAAACACATGGCAGTTTGGAACAAGGTAAAGTCGCGGATTTTGTGGCTTGGGATATTGAGCATCCATCTGAAATTGTTTACTGGCTTGGCGGAGATTTACCTAAGCGAGTAATTCAGCATGGACAAGAAGTTATTTTTTAA